In the genome of Dermacentor variabilis isolate Ectoservices chromosome 5, ASM5094787v1, whole genome shotgun sequence, one region contains:
- the LOC142583589 gene encoding uncharacterized protein LOC142583589: protein MGPPFPAQKHEIQRVQAVRKLQPDHVMCYTLTLCIAHYVVLEGTPFDPTRGEFFNFHEMSCDRISEMDTQHSKADGMSIVSADGSIYYAYDTTATLLDKIRQLDPHGMCVSMFDVQCDDTDDCEEGRYSRIEAVKKEVGVLDAQRELMLQLRLRHGHL, encoded by the exons ATGGGACCGCCATTCCCTGCGCAGAAACACGAGATCCAAAGAGTGCAGGCGGTTCGCAAGCTGCAGCCAGACCACGTGATGTGCTACACGCTGACGCTCTGTATCGCGCACTACGTCGTGCTCGAGGGCACGCCCTTCGATCCGACCCGCGGGGAGTTCTTCAACTTCCACGAAATG TCATGCGACCGTATCTCCGAGATGGACACGCAGCATAGTAAAGCCGACGGCATGTCCATCGTGTCTGCTGACGGCAGCATCTACTACGCCTACGACACCACCGCAACTCTGCTTGATAAG ATACGCCAGCTGGACCCGCACGGTATGTGTGTCTCCATGTTCGATGTTCAGTGCGACGACACGGATGACTGCGAGGAAGGCCGTTACTCGAGGATCGAGGCCGTGAAGAAGGAAGTGGGCGTCCTGGATGCGCAGCGCGAACTCATGCTCCAGCTGCGACTCCGTCACGGACATTTGTGA